A section of the Pogoniulus pusillus isolate bPogPus1 chromosome 3, bPogPus1.pri, whole genome shotgun sequence genome encodes:
- the DIS3 gene encoding exosome complex exonuclease RRP44 has translation MLKSRTFLKRTRAGAVVKVVREHYLRDDIPCGADACRLCPPRSAGPGAGLEAQPSGAASSLCPGPHYLLLDTNLLLHQIDILEDPVIKNVIILQTVLQEVKNRSAPVYKRIRDVIQTPEKHFYSFTNEHHRETYIEQKQGESSNDRNDRAIRVAVKWYNEHLKEIEDEKKIQVIFLTNDRSNKEKALEEGIIAYTCEEYIKSLTAHPDLVDRLACVSDEGKEIESGKIIFPEHIPLSKLQQGIKSGVYLQGTYRASRDNYLEATVWVHGDAEENKEIIIQGLKHLNRAVHEDIVAVELLAKDEWVAPSSVVLQDDGQNEDDIEEEKENILKSAVNKDMRRPTGKVVGIIKRNWRPFCGMLSKSEIKEARRHLFTPADRRIPRIRIETRQADTLEGQRIIVAIDGWPRNSRYPNGHFVKSLGNAGDKETETEVLLLEHDVPHQPFSQNVLSFLPKMPWSITEQDMKCREDLRHLCVCSVDPPGCTDIDDALHCRELENGNIEVGVHIADVSHFIRPGNALDEESAKRGTTVYLCEKRIDMVPELLSSNLCSLRSNVDRLAFSCIWEMNHKAEILKTRFTKSIINSKASLTYAEAQMRIDSATMNDDITTSLRGLNKLAKILKKKRIDKGALTLSSPEVRFHMDSETHDPIDLQTKELKETNSMVEEFMLLANVSVAQKIYEEFPEFALLRKHPAPPPSNYDILVKAAKSKHLEIKTDCAKALAESLDKAESPTFPYLNTLLRILTTRCMMQAVYFCSGMDNDFHHYGLASPIYTHFTSPIRRYADIIVHRLLAVAVGADITYPELTDKHKLADICKNLNYRHKMAQYAQRASVAFHTQLFFKTKGVMNEDAYILFVRKNAVVVLIPKYGLEGTVFFEEKDKPAPRLDYDPEEPSLTVEDTTLHVFDKVQVNVMLDASNIQHQKIRMVLVEPKILGNDGPADRSSKSEPEKKKKKLQK, from the exons ATGCTGAAGTCGCGGACCTTCCTCAAGCGCACTCGGGCGGGTGCCGTCGTGAAGGTTGTGCGCGAACACTACCTACGCGACGATATCCCCTGCGGCGCCGACGCCTGCCGCCTCTGCCCCCCGCGCTCCGCCGGGCCCGGCGCCGGTCTCGAGGCGCAGCCCAGCggcgctgccagcagcctctgccctgggccGCACTATCTCCTTCTCGACACCAACCTCCTCCTTCATCAG attGATATACTTGAAGATCCTGTTATTAAGAATGTCATTATACTACAGACAGTCTTACAAGAAGTTAAGAATCGGAGTGCACCAGTATACAAGAGAATTAGGGACGTGATTCAAACCCCTGAAAAACATTTTTATTCTTTCACCAATGAACATCATAG AGAAACGTACATAGAGCAAAAGCAAGGAGAATCTTCTAACGACCGGAATGACAGAGCTATCCGGGTGGCCGTAAAATGGTATAATGAACACTTGAAGGAAATAGAGGATGAGAAGAAGATTCAAGTCATCTTTTTAACAAATGACAGAAGTAATAAGGAGAAAGCTCTAGAGGAAGGCATAATTGCTTATACAT GTGAGGAGTATATAAAAAGCTTGACAGCTCATCCTGATCTTGTAGATCGCCTTGCTTGTGTATCTGATGAAGGG aaagaaatagaaagTGGAAAAATAATTTTCCCAGAACATATTCCTCTTAGCAAATTGCAGCAAGGAATAAAATCTGGTGTTTACCTCCAAGGTACTTACAGGGCAAGCAGAGACAATTATCTTGAAGCTACTGTTTGGGTTCATGGAGatgcagaggaaaacaaagag ATAATTATACAGGGACTGAAACATTTAAACCGAGCAGTTCATGAAGATATTgtagctgtggagctgttggcaAAAGATGAGTGGGTGGCACCATCCTCAGTGGTCTTGCAAGATGATGGCCAGAATGAAGATGACattgaagaggagaaagaaaacatt CTGAAGTCTGCTGTTAATAAGGACATGCGGAGACCTACTGGAAAAGTAGTGGGCATTATAAAGCGAAACTGGAGACCGTTTTGTGGCATGCTTTCCAAATCAGAAATCAAAGAG GCCAGGCGCCATTTGTTTACACCGGCTGATCGCAGAATTCCTCGCATTCGAATAGAAACAAGACAAGCAGATACATTGGAAGGACAAAGAATAATTGTTGCTATTGATGGTTGGCCCAGGAACTCCAGATATCCTAAT GGTCATTTTGTAAAGAGCTTGGGAAATGCTGGAGATAAGGAGACAGAGACAGAAGTTCTTCTGCTTGAACATGATGTGCCTCATCAGCCTTTTTCCCAGAATGTCCTTAGTTTTCTACCAAAAATGCCATGGAGCATTACAGAACAG GATATGAAATGTAGGGAAGACTTAAGGCATCTGTGTGTTTGTAGTGTTGATCCTCCTGGCTGCACGGACATAGATGATGCATTACATTGTAGAGAACTGGAAAATGGAAATATAGAG GTTGGTGTACATATTGCTGATGTCAGCCATTTTATTCGCCCAGGAAATGCTTTGGATGAGGAATCAGCAAAAAGAGGAACTACTGTCTATCTCTGTGAAAAA AGGATTGATATGGTTCCAGAGTTACTTAGTTCCAATTTGTGCTCCCTGAGATCTAATGTGGACAG GCTTGCATTTTCATGTATATGGGAAATGAACCACAAGGCTGAGATCCTAAAAACCAGATTTACCAAGAGTATTATTAATTCCAAG GCTTCTCTTACGTATGCTGAAGCGCAGATGAGAATTGATTCAGCCACTATGAATGACGATATTACTACCAGCCTACGGGGGCTAAACAAATTAGCTAAAatactgaagaagaaaagaattgaTAAGGG AGCCTTGACACTTTCCTCCCCAGAGGTCCGTTTTCACATGGACAGTGAAACTCATGATCCCATCGATCTGCAGACTAAGGAACTCAA AGAAACAAATTCCATGGTCGAAGAGTTCATGTTGCTTGCCAATGTCTCTGTAGCACAAAAAATTTATGAGGAgttcccagagtttgccttgctCCGGAAACATCCTGCTCCTCCCCCATCAAATTATGACATCCTCGTGAAGGCTGCAAAGTCCAAG CATTTGGAAATTAAGACAGATTGCGCGAAGGCTTTGGCTGAATCGTTAGACAAAGCTGAATCTCCTACGTTCCCTTATCTAAATACGCTGCTGCGAATTTTGACCACTCGCTGCATGATGCAAGCTGTTTATTTCTGCTCTGGAATGGATAATGATTTTCATCACTATGGTTTAGCTTCACCTATTTATACCCACTTTACCTCACCTATTAGAAG GTACGCTGACATTATAGTACACCGGCTTTTGGCAGTGGCTGTAGGAGCAGACATTACTTACCCGGAGCTGACAGATAAGCACAAGCTAGCAGATATCTGCAAAAACCTCAATTATCGACATAAAATGGCTCAGTATGCACAGAGGGCATCTGTTGCTTTCCACACACAG CTCTTCTTCAAAACCAAAGGAGTGATGAATGAAGATGCATATATATTATTTGTAAGGAAAAATGCAGTTGTGGTTCTGATTCCCAAGTATGGTTTAGAAGGAACAGTCTTCTTTGAAGAGAAAGATAAACCAGCACCAAGACTGGATTACGATCCTGAG GAACCATCCCTTACTGTGGAAGATACGACGTTACATGTATTTGATAAAGTTCAAGTGAATGTTATGTTAGATGCTTCCAACATCCAACATCAGAAAATTCGGATGGTGTTGGTAGAACCGAAG